TCCGCATAGGCCGGTAGATAGGCCGGCCCCAGCGGGCAGACTTCGCCATAGCCGGTGATGCCCTTGTCGGTCTCTACCACGATGACCGTTGAGTCGAACACGGTCACGGAATTACCGCCGGACCATTTGTAGGTCCCTTCATGCAGCGGCAGTTCGACGCGATGGGCGCGGATGGCGGTGATCTTCATGAAACTGTCCCCTGATGCTTGCCCGACGGCAGATGCTCTCGGTATTACCCTTCGTCACCGTCGATGTCGATATCATCCGCCGCACCCAGCACGCGTTTGGCGAGCGCAAAGCTGAATCCGGCCCTGGCCATGGCGGAAAGGTCACGCTTGGCCTGTACCAGGCGCTGCTCGCCGGCGATATGCCGGGCGCGGTAGCGGCCGAGCCGGCGGCGCTTGGCATAGGCAATGGCCGCTGCCTCCTCGGTGTCGCCGAATTCCTCGACCAGGCTTTCCATCGCCATACCCTGCATGTCCTGATTGATGCCGAGCTGCGCGAGCTTGGCGCCGATCTGACGGCGCGAGGCGCCGCGGCGGGTGAGGCTCGCGGCCTTCATGCCGGCAAAGGCCTGGTCGTCGAGGAAGCGGTTGCGCTCCAGCTTTTCGATCACCGCCGGGATCGCGGCCAGCATCTCGGTGGGATCGTCGCCGTGGAAATGGGTCGATCTGCGGATGCGGCGCGTCAGCATTTCCTGTACCCGCTTCTTGGTAGTCGCAAAGCGTGCGAGATAATCGAGGGCGATCTGGTCGAGATCGGTGATCGCGAGGCGGCGAGGTCGGCGGTCGGCCATGATATGAGGTTCCTTCGCCGCGAAGCTTTGCAGATTCCCGCGACCGAGACAAATATCTGTCCAGGACAATTTTTCCGGACCGTCTGGAAACCGCGCGAAATCCGGTCTATCAATTCCGCGCCCAATTCCTTGGGTTCTGGGGGAGCGTCCGCGACATGTCCGAGTCGATTTTCGCCGCCAACTACAAGAACGAGGCCTATTGGTGGGAGGCAGCCCCCCGTCCGGATCGATGCGCGACCAGCCTGCCTGCCAAGGTGGACGTGTTGGTGATCGGCTCCGGCTATACCGGGCTGATGGCCGCGCGCGAAACCGCCAAAGGCGGCCGCTCGACCCTGGTTCTCGATGCGGAGGCAGCCGGTTTTGGCTGCTCCAGCCGCAATGGCGGCCAAGTCTCGACCAGCATTAAACCAACCTATGGCGAACTCTCAGGTCGCCTCAATCAGGAAACCGCCTTTGGGATCCGCCGCGAGGGCTTGAATGCGCTTGGGTACATCGGCGATCTGATCACCGGCGAAAACCTCGCTTGCGATTGGGAGGTGAGCGGTCGCTTCCATGCCGCGCACAACCCCAAGCAGTACGACGCCCTGGCCAAGAGCCTCGCCGCCCAGCCCAAGGACCTCTCCAGCCCCTATTTCATGGTCCCGAAGGCAGAGCAGGCCAAGGAGATCGATAGCGCCTTTTATCATGGTGGTGCCGTGCATTCGAAACATGCAGCACTCCATCCCGGCAAGTTCCATCTCGAATTGCTGCGCCTCGCTGAGGCCGCCGGCGCGCAGGTGGTCGGCTATTGCCCGGTCACGACGATCGAGAAGGATGGCCAGGGCTTCATCGTCTCGACACCGCTTGGCAAGGTTTCCGCGCGTGACGTGGTTGTCGCGACCAACGGATATACCGGACCACTGACACCCTGGCATCGCCGGCGGGTCATCCCGATCGGTAGCTATATCATCGCCACGGAAGAACTGCCGCTGGAGTTGACCAGCCGGCTGCTGCCGACCAATCGCATGATCTCCGACACCAGGAAGCTCGTGTTCTACTACCGCCTGTCACCGGACAAGCGCCGTATCCTGTTCGGCGGCCGTGTCGCCTATAAGGAGAACGACCCGAAGGTCAGCGCGCCACGCCTCCACAATTGGATGTCGCTGATTTTCCCGGAGGTCAAGGAGACCAAGGTCACCCATAGCTGGATGGGCTATGTCGCCTATACCTTCGACACGTTGCCGCATATCGGGAAGCAGGACGGCCTGTGGTATGCGATGGGCTATTGCGGCTCGGGCGTGTCGCTCGCCACCTATTTCGGCATGAAGATCGGCCAGCAGGTCCTGGGCAAGGCGGACGGCAGATCCGCGCTCGACAACGTGCCGTTCCAGACGCGCCCGCTTTATGAAGGCAATCCGTGGTTCCTGGCGCCGTCGATCCTCTACTACCGGATCAAGGATTCGCTGCCGATCTAACTATCTCCGCGACCGGAAGAAACTCCGCAGCAACTCGGCACTCCGTGCTTCGCCGACGCCGCCGGTAACATTCGGCCGATGATGGCAGGTGGGGAGGGTGTAGATTTTGGGCCCGCTGTCGACCCCGCCGCCCTTCGGGTCCGGCGCCGCATAGATCACCCGTCGCAGGCGCGCGAACGAGATCGCGGTGGCGCACATCGGGCAAGGTTCCAGTGTCACGTAGAGATCGGCGAAAGGCAGGCGCTTTTCCTTCCGCCCCATGGCCACGGCCCGGATCACGAGCATTTCGGCGTGCGCGGTCGGATCATGCAGCTCCTCGACCCGGTTGTGGTCGGCCGCCAGCACCTCGCCGCTCACCGGATCGACCAGGACGGCGCCGATCGGCACCTCGGCGCGCTGATAGGCGGCTTCGGCCTGGCGAAAGGCCAGTTCCATGAAATCGACGGGTGGATGGGGGGCTAAATCAGGCATTTGCCTATGTTCCCCTCCCCAAAAGCGCCGGTCAAGCGGGGCCGCCCTGCGCGTGACGCCCTTGTATCGGCGGGGGCGATATGAAATAGCTTGCCCTGAAATCCTGCCAGAGCCGCCAATCCCCGACATAACCGGGCATTCATAGTCCGGCGCGCAGGTGAATTTGGAGCCAAATCATGACCAATCCCCTCATCGGCCTCACCTTGGATGTCGATGCCCCGCGCGGCCTTTCCAAGGCACCGCATTATTCCCTGCGCGCCACCTATACCCAGGCGGTGTCGAGCGCCGGCGGCATGCCCATGTGCCTGCCCCATGAACCCGAGATGGTCGAGGCCTATGCCGACACCATTGCCGGCCTGGTCGTGACCGGCGGCGGCTTCGACGTCAACCCGGCGCTGTTCGGCGAGAACACCAAGCATGCGACTGTGCGCACCAAGGAAGGTCGCACGTCGTTCGAGCTCGGCATCGTGAAGGCAATGCTGAAGCGCAACAAGCCGGTGCTCGGCATCTGCGGTGGCCAGCAGCTTATCAATGTCATTTTGGGGGGAACCCTTATCCAGCATATCGAGGATGAGGTCGCGGATTCGCTGCTCCACGAACAGCCCAACCCGCGCACCGAGCCCGGGCATAAGGTCAAGCTGACCCCCGGCACGCTCCTGCAGCGGATCATCGGTGCTGAAGAACTGCCTGTGAACAGCGCACATCACCAGGCGGTGAAGTCGGTCGGTGCAGGTGTGGTCGTCAACGCAACCGCCCCCGACGGGGTGATCGAGGGGATCGAGGACCCTCGCTATAAATTCTGCCTTGGGGTGCAGTGGCATCCCGAACTCAATGTCTCGGCAGGCGATGCCAAGATCCTTTCTGCCTTCGTTGATGCGGCCCGTGTTTCATCGGTCGTCGCAGCATGAGCAAGGATCAGAAGCGGATCAAAAGTGCCCATGCTGGCGAACGTATTGCCAAGGTGATGGCGCGTGTTGGTCTCTGCTCGCGGCGCGACGCGGAGATCTGGATCGTCAATGGCCGCGTCAGCGTCAACGGCAAGGTCCTCACCTCGGCGGCGGTGAATGTCGGCACCAAGGATGTGATCCTGGTCGACGGCCAGCCCTTGCCGGAGAAGCAGCTGTCGCGGGTCTGGCTCTATTACAAGCCCAAGGGCCTGATGACGACGGCTTACGACCCGGAAGGCCGTGCCACCGTGTTCGACAACCTGCCGGCCGATATGCCGCGGGTGATCTCGATCGGCCGTCTCGACTTGAATTCCGAAGGCCTGCTGCTGCTCACCAATGATGGCGAGCTGGCGCGCAAGCTGGAACTGCCGACCACCGCCTGGATCCGCCGTTACCGCGTCCGCGTCAATGGCCGCTTCGACCCGAAGCTGCTTGATGGCCTGAAGGACGGCATCGAGATCGACGGTGTGCGCTACGGCCCGATCATCGCGTCCTTCGACCGCCAGCAGGGTGCCAATGCCTGGCTCAACATGGCGCTGACCGAGGGTAAGAATCGCGAAATCCGCCGCATCTGCCAGCATTTCGGCTGGCCGGTCAGCCGTTTGATCCGCGTCGGCTATGGTCCCTTCCGCCTGGACGAGATGGAGCCGGGTCAGGTCCATGAAGTTAAGGGCAAATTGCTGAAAGAGCAGTTGCAGTTCGGCAACGATTACCGCCACGAAGAAAAGACCGATCTGGAAAAGGCGGCCCAGGAATCCGAGAACCGCCGCGCCCGTCGCGAACGTCCGGCCTTCGACAAGGGTCCTGACAAACGTACCCGCGAGAAGAACATGCCGCGCAGCGAGCGGGAAGCTCGGGCCGAACGACCGGTCCGCGCCGAGCGCAGTGAACGGCCCGCGCGTGCCGAGGTTCCTGCAGGCAGCGAAGGTCGCGGCCGCAATCAGCGGCCAGGCCGCAACGAGCGCATGGCCCGCGAAGACGGCGCAGCGCCGCGCTTCGAACGGCCGGCCCGCAGCGAGAAGCCGAGTTGGGACAAGTCACCGCGTCCGGGGAACAGGCCTGAAAAGCCGATCCGGCCAGCACGTGCCGAGCAAGCCAGCCGGTCTGAGCGACCCTTGCGCGATGAGCGGCCGCGTGAAGAGCGAGCACCACGGACCGAGCGGCCCGCGCGCACCGACGCGCCCTATCGCAGCGAAAGGCCGAGCTGGGCGGACAAGCCGCGGCGGAGCGATTCACCGGGCCGTGGCGATCGACCCGAGCGCGGCGAACGACCGGCTTTTGTGAAGCGTGAGGATCGACCGGCGCGGGACGAGCGGCCGCGTCGCAACGAGTCGGGCGGACAAGGCGGCAAGCCAAGCTGGTCGAGACAGCCGGATCGCGATGAGCAGCCGGTGCGCCAGGAGCGTGCCCGCCGCAACGATCGCGGCGCCCGCAACGAACAGGCCGCGCGCGGCGATGCGCCCAAACCCGGCCTGAAACCCGGTTGGGCGAAGAACAAGCCCACCAAACCGCAGCCCGGCACCGGCCGCAAGCCGGACCGTGACCGCGCGATCAAGGACGAGCGCTACGCCCGGAGCGAACGCCCGACCGTCGACGAGCGGCCGCGCAAGAGCTTTCTGAAGCCGGCCGGCGACATGCCCAGGAGCGATAAGCCGAGGGGGCCGAAACCGACGGGCGACAAGCCCCGTGGAAAACCAGCCGGCAAATCTGGCGGCAAGCCGGGATCGGGCAATGCGCGTCGATTCAGGTAGCCATCGTGGAACCCGCCTCGCTGTCCCGGAAGGCAGCGATGTGCGGCCGACCTCGGACCGGGCACGCCAGGCGATCTTCAACATCCTCGTCCACGGCCACGATGTGGTCGCCGGGGCCAAGGTGCTGGATGTCTTCGCCGGCTCCGGCGCCTTGGGGCTGGAAGCCTTGTCGCGGGGGGCCACGTCACTGATCGCGATCGAGAAGGATCGCGCCGCCGCGGATTGCATCAAGCAGAATATCGCCGCCTGCCAGGAAACCCAGCGCAGTACGATCGTGCTGGGCGACGCGCTCAATCCGCCCGAAGCACACCGCCACGCCCGCTTCACCCCGGCCGATCTGGCCTTTCTGGACCCGCCCTATGGCCAGGATCTGATTGTCCCGGCTTTAACGGCGCTCGACCGGCGCGGATGGATCGCCGCGAATGCTCTGATCGTGGCGGAAATGGGGGGGCGGGATGCGTTCGCGCCACCACCCGGCTTCAGCCTGGTCGATGAGCGGCGCTATGGCAAGGCGCGCATCATCTTCCTGCAACGCGACGCGTGATCTTTCGGCACAGCGCTATTTGCGCGGCAGCAGGAACAGCGCCAGCCCAGCGACATTGACGGCTGCCGCCAGTGCGAAAGCGGTGCTGGCACCAAGCTGGTCCCAAGCCAAACCCATCGCCGCTGATCCGACGAAGATCGCGATGCCGGCGGCCAGGTTGAAAACACCGAAGGCCGTGCCGCGCAGATGTGCCGGTGCGTAATCGGCCACCAGGGCCGAGAAGACACCCTGCGTGAAGGTGAGGTGCAGGCCCCAGATGCCGGCGCCGATCCAGACCAGCAGCGGTCCCGTCGCAAGCACCATGGTCAGATGCGAGAGGACCAGCAGCGCAAAGCCGAGGGCGATCACGCGTGTGCGGCCGATCCGATCGGACCAGATGCCGGCCAATGGCGTCAGCGGAACGGCGACGAGGTTCATCACCACCAAGGTCATCGGCGCCCAGGCCGCGTCAACGCCGACATCCTGTGCGCGCAGGATATGGAACGCTTCGGAAAAGCGTGGCAGCAGCAGCAGGAACAAAAGACCCATCGCCAGCCAGAAGGGTCGCCCGAGTTGACGGAGTTCGCTGAGGCGCAGGGGAAAGGGCCGCTTCACGCGGGGCTCCGTGACGGCCGGCTCGCGCACACCGGTCAGCATCACGGCGACCGAGAGGATGGCGGGGACACAGGCCCACCACAGAACCGGCGTCACGTCGCCGAGATAAAGCTGCAGCAGCAGGATGGCGGCCAGGGGTCCGATGACGGCACCGGCATTGTCGAGCGCCTGGCGCACGCCATAGGCATAGCCACGATGCTCGGGGGCCACCCAATCGGCAATCAGTGCATCGCGCGGCGCGCCGCGCACACCCTTGCCGAAGCGATCGGCAAAGCGACCCGCGAACACCATGAAGGGCGTTGCCGCCATCGGAAAGATCACCTTGGAACAAGCGCTCAGGCCATAGCCCAGGGCGGCGATGTATTTGCGGTTCCGCCAGTAGTCACTAAGCGCGCCGGAGAAAATCTTGGTGATCGAGGCCGTGGCTTCCGCGAGACCGTCGATGATCCCAACCAAGAGCACGCTGGCACCCATCGTGTTGACGAGCAGCAGCGGGAGCACTGCGTGCACGATCTCGCTCGACCCATCCATCAGCAAGCTGGTCAATCCCAGCATCCAGATGGTGCGTGGCAAAGCGGGCCGCTGCCCCTCCGCCCTCATCGACGCCCGAACAACCGTTCGATATCGGAGAGCTTCAGCTCAACATAGGTCGGCCGGCCATGATTGCACTGGCCGGAATGAGGAGTCGCCTCCATCTGGCGCAGCAGCGCGTCCATTTCGGCTGGCAGTAATTGCCGCCCGGCGCGCACAGAACCATGGCACGCCATGGTCCCACAGATGTCCTCGAGCTTCTCCTTGAGGCTAAGGACCGCACCGAGTTCGGCGATTTCTTCCGCCAAATCACGCACCAGGCCTTTGACATCGCTTTGTCCCAACAGGGCCGGTACTTCGCGCACCGCGATCGCATCGTGACCGAAGGCTTCAATCGCAAGGCCCAGTTCCTCGAGTTCCGCGCTACGCGCCAGCAGCGATCCCACCAGCTTGGCCGGGAGTTCGACGATCTCCGGGATGAGCAGCGCCTGGCGCTTCACACCGCCGCTGGCCAGCGCCACCTTCATGCGCTCCAGGACCAGGCGTTCATGGGCGGCATGCTGGTCGACGATGACCATGCCGTCCTTGGTCTGCGCCACGATATATGTGCCAAAGATCTGTGCCCGCGCGATGCCCAGCGGATAATCCTGTTGGGGGACATTGTCCTGCATCGGTGCATGAGCGACGCCGGATGGCCGCGCCATTTCCGGCGAGAGGGGGGCAAAAGCGGCCATCGCCTGCTGCACGACACCGGCATTGAAGCGATTGAGTTGGCCGTTGCCGCCATGCATCGCCTGGTAGGCTGTCGGCAAAGGTGCCGCGACGCCGGACATGCCACCGAAGGCCGCGATCGCCGCATTGGCAACGGTGGTCGAGGCGCGGTGCCCCGACGCATCCATGGCGCGGCGAATGGCACCGACGATGAGGCCGCGCACCATGGCCGGATCCTGGAAGCGCACCTCGGCCTTGGCCGGATGCACATTCACATCGACGAGCTCGGGCGGGCAGTTGAGGAACAAGGCCACCAGCGGGTGCCGGTCGCGCGCCAGGAAATCCTGATAGGCGCCGCGAATGGCCCCCTGCAACAGCCGGTCGCGCACCGGCCTGCCATTGACGAAGAGATATTGCGAGGCAGCCGTCGCCCGGTTGAGCGTTGGTAAGCCGGCAAAACCGCTGAGGTTCAGCCCTTCCCGCTCGACCGAGAGCGCCACGGCATTCGCGGCGAAATCGCGCCCCATGACGTCGCCGAGGCGCTTCAACCGTGCGGCATCCGGCGCCTCCATGAGGTCCGCTTGCGCGGCATCGAGGCGCAGCACGCTCTTTCCGTCATCGGTCAACGAGAAGGCGATTTCGGGATGCGCCATGGCGATCCGTTCCAGGATCTCGACCACGGCATTCTGCTCGGACCGCGCGGTCTTCAAGAACTTGAGGCGCGCGGGGACGGCATAGAACAAGTCGCGCAACTCGACCCGCGTGCCGGCGGTGATGGCGGTCGGCTCCGGTCCCTGCCGCTCACCGCCTTCGACCCGGATGATCCAGCCTTCCTCGGCGCCGCGCGCGCGGCTGGCGATGGAAAGCCGCCCCACCGCGCCGATCGAGGGCAGGGCCTCGCCGCGGAAACCGAAGAAGCCGATATGGACGAGATCGTCATCGGGCAGTTTCGAGGTCGCGTGCCGCTCGATGGCCAAGGCCAGCTCGCGAGGGCCCATGCCATGGCCGTCATCGGTGACACTGATAAAGCTCTTGCCACCCTCGCGCAGTTCGACGGCAACGCGGGCGGCGCCCGCATCGACGGCATTCTCGACCAGTTCCTTCACCACCGAGGCAGGTCGTTCGATGACCTCGCCGGCGGCGATCTGGTTGACGAGATTGGCTGGCAAAAGACGAATCGGCATGAGGTTTAGTCTAGCACCCTATCCGGGAGCAATTGTACCGTCCGTCGCTGGGGACTTGCGGGGCGTGCGGCTCAATGGCTGAATGGCGCCCCGCCGCCAACATGAACGGAAGCCAAGCCATGAGCGCCACCGACCAGGAATTCCCCGCCGCCGACGATTATGGCCGTGGCCTCAAGGGCTTCGGGGTCAACCTGCTGGTCCGCGACGTGGCGCGCACGGTGGCCTTTTCCCGTGACATCCTGCTCACGGAAACCGCCATGGCGAATGAGGACTTTGCCGTGCTGCGCCACCGCGTGAACGGGCAGCTCCTTGCTGAATGGATGCTGCATGCCGACGGCACCTATCATGCCAATCCGCTTTTGGGCCTGCTGCCTGAAAGCGGCGTCCGCGGCGCCGGCGCCGAATTGCGGCTCTATCACCTCGACCCGGATGCCGCCGTGGCGCGCGCCAAGGCCGCCGACTATGTGGTTCTCAACGAGCCCGCCGACAAACCTCACGGCATGCGCGAGGCCTATATCCTGGACCCGGACGGATATTGCTGGGTGGTCAGCCTGCCATTGGCGAAGAAGCCCTAGTCCTTCGCATACCCCCGGTACCACGCCACGAACTTTTCCAGCCCCTCGGCCAGCGACGTTTTGGGTTCATAGCCGAGATCGGCACGGCTCAAGGTAAGATCGGCCCAGGTCGCCGGCACATCGCCCGCTGCCGGCGGATGAATATTGCGTTGCGCCTTCTGACCACAGGCCTGCTCCACCAGGTCGATCAGGTGATTAAGGCTGACGGGCCGGTCGCTACCGAGATTGTAGAGCCGATGCGGCATGGCTTCATGGCGATCTGGCGGTCGATCAAGTGCCGCGAGCACGCCGGCCACGATATCGTCGATGTAGGTAAAATCGCGTTCCACGCTGCCATCGCCGAATACCTCGATCTTCTCACCGGCAAAGATCGCCTGGGTGAAGCGGTAATAGGCCATGTCCGGCCGGCCCCAGGGACCAAACACCGTGAAGAAGCGCAGGCCCGTCAACGGCAGATGATAGAGCTGGGCATAGGAGATGCTCATCAGCTCATCGGCGCGCTTGGTCGCGGCATAGAGTGAGGTTGGACAATCGACCGGGTCGTCGATTGCAAAGGGAACCCGCTTGCTCTTGCCATAGACGGAGCTGGAGCTGGCATAGACCAGATGTGCAAGCTTCGGGAGGTGACGGCCAAGCTCCAGGATGTTGAGATGGCCGCTGAGATTCGGTCCGACATAGTCGGTCGGATGGTCGATCGAATGGCGCACCCCGGCCTGCGCCGCCAAGTGAACGATTGCGGTGATGTCGTCGTGCCGCCGCTGCACGGCGGCGTTCAAGGCCGGTGCGCGGCCGATATCGGCAAAGACATAGCGAAGGTTGGGATGCCGCTCCAGGCGATGCAGCCGCGCCTGCTTCAGCCTGGTGTCGTAATAGGCATTCATATTGTCGAGGCCAAGCACTTGCTGGCCGCGCGCCAGCAGCGCCTCGGCGACATGATAGCCAATGAACCCGGCAACGCCGGTAACGAGGATGGTCATCTCGGATCAAGCCTTTACGACGTTGCGGCCGCGCCAGCCGGCACGCACCATGGTGTTGCGCGTATCGACGACCAGCGACGCCAGCTTGCCGATGCGCTTGAAGTCGATCACGTCATGATCCGTCACGATCAGCACGGCGTCGGCGCGCTTGAGCGTGGCATCCGAGAGTGCCTTCGACCGCCGGCCGGCGAGATGCGGATGTTCACGCGACGGCTTGATCTGGGTGATGATCGGATCGTGGTAATCGACCTTGGCACCCTGTGCCTCCAGGAGCTCGATCAGGGTCAGCGCCGGGCTTTCCCGCATGTCGTCGACATTCTTCTTGTACGCGAGGCCGATGACCAGAATATGGGCACCTCTCAGCGCTTTCGCTGCCCGCGCGTTCAGAGCCTCGCTGAGCTTTGACACCACGTAATGCGGCATCAGCGTGTTGATTTCGCCCGCCAGTTCGATGAAGCGCGTGGTGATGCCGAACTCCCGCGCCTTCCAGGTCAGGTAAAAGGGATCGATCGGAATGCAATGCCCACCCAGCCCCGGCCCTGGATAGAACGGCATGAAGCCGAAGGGCTTGGTCTTGGCAGCGTCGATCACTTCCCAGACATCGATACCCATGGCGTCGAAAATCACCTTCAGTTCATTGACGAGGGCGATGTTGACGGAACGGAAAATGTTCTCGGTCAGTTTTACCGCTTCCGCCGTGGCCGGGCTCGACGCCGGCACCGTCTTGACGACGGCCGAGTCATAGAGGGCCAAAGCGAGAGTGAGCGCTGTCTCGCCATCGCCGCCGACCACCTTGGGAATAGCGGCCGTCCCGTATGTTTCATTGCCGGGATCTTCGCGCTCCGGCGAATAGGCAAGGTAAAAGTCACGCCCGCTCTTGAGGGCCTTGGTTTCAAGCGCCGGCCGCACCACCTCATCGGTCGTCCCGGGATAGGTGCTCGATTCCAGCACCACCAACTGGCCCGCCTTGAGATGTTTGCCGATCTCCGCGGCGGTATCCGCGACGAAGGAGAGATCCGGTTCGCGCTGTTTCGAGAGTGGTGTCGGCACGCAGATGATGATGCAATCCATTGCCTTGAGGCCGCGGAAGTCGGCGCTGGCCTTGAGCAGGCCGCTTTTGACCAGCGGGGCGATGCGGCGTCCCGGAATGTGGCGAATATAGGAACGCCCGCCATTGAGTTTGCTGGTCTTGCCCTGGTCGACGTCGAAACCCGTCACGGCAAAGCCCTTCTCGGCAAAGAGGCAGGCAAGCGGCAGCCCGACATAGCCAAGACCGATGATGCCGACTTTCGCGCGCTTTGAGCTGATCCGCTCGGCGAGCCGCTTGGCGCCTGCGTTGGGTCGGGATTTTCGCTGTTCTACCATGACTTAGCTGCTTTCAGATTGTGTCGCCGCACCCTAGCAAAGGGGGCTGCCCGCGTCACATCCTGTTTCGCCTTGACCTTCCCATGATTGGAAGGAGCATATGAGGGTGGCGCGAGTATGAAGGAGCCAAACATGACCACCAGCGCCGACACCGAACTGAGATTGGGTGTCACGGGTATGACCTGTGCCGCCTGTGCCACGCGCATCGAGAAGGTCTTGCGCCGCTTGCCCGGCATTGCCACCGCCGACGTCAATCTGGCGAGCGAAGTGGCCTTGGTCACCGGCAATCCCTCCGTTACCCGCGCAGTTGTCGCGAAGGCGATCGAGCAGGCCGGCTACGGCGTCCGATCCGACGATGCACGCGCGGAGCCCGATCACGAGGCCTGGTTCCTGCTCATGGGTGCCGCACTCACCCTGCCTTTGCTGGCGCCGATGATCCTGGAAATGGCCCTGGGCGGCATGTGGATGCTGGATCCCTGGATCCAGCTGGGTCTTGCGCTGCCGGTGCAGTTCGGCCTAGGCCTGCCCTTCTATCTCGGCGCCTGGCGCGCGGTCCGGGCTTTCAGCGGCAACATGGACCTGCTGGTGGCCTTGGGCACCAGCGCCGCCTT
This genomic interval from Rhodospirillaceae bacterium contains the following:
- the rsmD gene encoding 16S rRNA (guanine(966)-N(2))-methyltransferase RsmD → MRVDSGSHRGTRLAVPEGSDVRPTSDRARQAIFNILVHGHDVVAGAKVLDVFAGSGALGLEALSRGATSLIAIEKDRAAADCIKQNIAACQETQRSTIVLGDALNPPEAHRHARFTPADLAFLDPPYGQDLIVPALTALDRRGWIAANALIVAEMGGRDAFAPPPGFSLVDERRYGKARIIFLQRDA
- a CDS encoding gamma-glutamyl-gamma-aminobutyrate hydrolase family protein, translated to MTNPLIGLTLDVDAPRGLSKAPHYSLRATYTQAVSSAGGMPMCLPHEPEMVEAYADTIAGLVVTGGGFDVNPALFGENTKHATVRTKEGRTSFELGIVKAMLKRNKPVLGICGGQQLINVILGGTLIQHIEDEVADSLLHEQPNPRTEPGHKVKLTPGTLLQRIIGAEELPVNSAHHQAVKSVGAGVVVNATAPDGVIEGIEDPRYKFCLGVQWHPELNVSAGDAKILSAFVDAARVSSVVAA
- a CDS encoding MFS transporter, giving the protein MRAEGQRPALPRTIWMLGLTSLLMDGSSEIVHAVLPLLLVNTMGASVLLVGIIDGLAEATASITKIFSGALSDYWRNRKYIAALGYGLSACSKVIFPMAATPFMVFAGRFADRFGKGVRGAPRDALIADWVAPEHRGYAYGVRQALDNAGAVIGPLAAILLLQLYLGDVTPVLWWACVPAILSVAVMLTGVREPAVTEPRVKRPFPLRLSELRQLGRPFWLAMGLLFLLLLPRFSEAFHILRAQDVGVDAAWAPMTLVVMNLVAVPLTPLAGIWSDRIGRTRVIALGFALLVLSHLTMVLATGPLLVWIGAGIWGLHLTFTQGVFSALVADYAPAHLRGTAFGVFNLAAGIAIFVGSAAMGLAWDQLGASTAFALAAAVNVAGLALFLLPRK
- a CDS encoding FAD-binding oxidoreductase; its protein translation is MSESIFAANYKNEAYWWEAAPRPDRCATSLPAKVDVLVIGSGYTGLMAARETAKGGRSTLVLDAEAAGFGCSSRNGGQVSTSIKPTYGELSGRLNQETAFGIRREGLNALGYIGDLITGENLACDWEVSGRFHAAHNPKQYDALAKSLAAQPKDLSSPYFMVPKAEQAKEIDSAFYHGGAVHSKHAALHPGKFHLELLRLAEAAGAQVVGYCPVTTIEKDGQGFIVSTPLGKVSARDVVVATNGYTGPLTPWHRRRVIPIGSYIIATEELPLELTSRLLPTNRMISDTRKLVFYYRLSPDKRRILFGGRVAYKENDPKVSAPRLHNWMSLIFPEVKETKVTHSWMGYVAYTFDTLPHIGKQDGLWYAMGYCGSGVSLATYFGMKIGQQVLGKADGRSALDNVPFQTRPLYEGNPWFLAPSILYYRIKDSLPI
- a CDS encoding RecX family transcriptional regulator, producing the protein MADRRPRRLAITDLDQIALDYLARFATTKKRVQEMLTRRIRRSTHFHGDDPTEMLAAIPAVIEKLERNRFLDDQAFAGMKAASLTRRGASRRQIGAKLAQLGINQDMQGMAMESLVEEFGDTEEAAAIAYAKRRRLGRYRARHIAGEQRLVQAKRDLSAMARAGFSFALAKRVLGAADDIDIDGDEG
- the mutL gene encoding DNA mismatch repair endonuclease MutL is translated as MPIRLLPANLVNQIAAGEVIERPASVVKELVENAVDAGAARVAVELREGGKSFISVTDDGHGMGPRELALAIERHATSKLPDDDLVHIGFFGFRGEALPSIGAVGRLSIASRARGAEEGWIIRVEGGERQGPEPTAITAGTRVELRDLFYAVPARLKFLKTARSEQNAVVEILERIAMAHPEIAFSLTDDGKSVLRLDAAQADLMEAPDAARLKRLGDVMGRDFAANAVALSVEREGLNLSGFAGLPTLNRATAASQYLFVNGRPVRDRLLQGAIRGAYQDFLARDRHPLVALFLNCPPELVDVNVHPAKAEVRFQDPAMVRGLIVGAIRRAMDASGHRASTTVANAAIAAFGGMSGVAAPLPTAYQAMHGGNGQLNRFNAGVVQQAMAAFAPLSPEMARPSGVAHAPMQDNVPQQDYPLGIARAQIFGTYIVAQTKDGMVIVDQHAAHERLVLERMKVALASGGVKRQALLIPEIVELPAKLVGSLLARSAELEELGLAIEAFGHDAIAVREVPALLGQSDVKGLVRDLAEEIAELGAVLSLKEKLEDICGTMACHGSVRAGRQLLPAEMDALLRQMEATPHSGQCNHGRPTYVELKLSDIERLFGRR
- a CDS encoding pseudouridine synthase, encoding MSKDQKRIKSAHAGERIAKVMARVGLCSRRDAEIWIVNGRVSVNGKVLTSAAVNVGTKDVILVDGQPLPEKQLSRVWLYYKPKGLMTTAYDPEGRATVFDNLPADMPRVISIGRLDLNSEGLLLLTNDGELARKLELPTTAWIRRYRVRVNGRFDPKLLDGLKDGIEIDGVRYGPIIASFDRQQGANAWLNMALTEGKNREIRRICQHFGWPVSRLIRVGYGPFRLDEMEPGQVHEVKGKLLKEQLQFGNDYRHEEKTDLEKAAQESENRRARRERPAFDKGPDKRTREKNMPRSEREARAERPVRAERSERPARAEVPAGSEGRGRNQRPGRNERMAREDGAAPRFERPARSEKPSWDKSPRPGNRPEKPIRPARAEQASRSERPLRDERPREERAPRTERPARTDAPYRSERPSWADKPRRSDSPGRGDRPERGERPAFVKREDRPARDERPRRNESGGQGGKPSWSRQPDRDEQPVRQERARRNDRGARNEQAARGDAPKPGLKPGWAKNKPTKPQPGTGRKPDRDRAIKDERYARSERPTVDERPRKSFLKPAGDMPRSDKPRGPKPTGDKPRGKPAGKSGGKPGSGNARRFR
- a CDS encoding nucleoside deaminase, encoding MELAFRQAEAAYQRAEVPIGAVLVDPVSGEVLAADHNRVEELHDPTAHAEMLVIRAVAMGRKEKRLPFADLYVTLEPCPMCATAISFARLRRVIYAAPDPKGGGVDSGPKIYTLPTCHHRPNVTGGVGEARSAELLRSFFRSRR
- a CDS encoding glyoxalase, with the translated sequence MSATDQEFPAADDYGRGLKGFGVNLLVRDVARTVAFSRDILLTETAMANEDFAVLRHRVNGQLLAEWMLHADGTYHANPLLGLLPESGVRGAGAELRLYHLDPDAAVARAKAADYVVLNEPADKPHGMREAYILDPDGYCWVVSLPLAKKP